One stretch of Chryseobacterium sp. LJ668 DNA includes these proteins:
- a CDS encoding helix-turn-helix domain-containing protein: MTDITDMINLEFLRNIMTVKQLSLYTGLSEKHIYKLIFNRKIPHYKPGGKVIYFKKEDVDDYLFKNRISSNDEIETEASKFLLKKKNLRR; the protein is encoded by the coding sequence ATGACAGATATAACAGATATGATAAATCTCGAGTTTTTACGGAATATAATGACTGTGAAACAGCTATCACTTTACACAGGATTATCTGAAAAGCATATTTACAAACTAATATTTAATAGGAAAATACCGCACTATAAGCCCGGAGGTAAAGTTATTTACTTTAAAAAAGAAGACGTTGATGATTATTTATTTAAAAACAGAATCAGCTCTAACGATGAAATTGAAACGGAAGCATCGAAGTTTTTACTTAAAAAGAAAAATTTAAGAAGATGA
- a CDS encoding site-specific integrase produces the protein MSVTLCKRKLPSGNIQFYLAIYSPTEGKKNETLFTVKPENLKEKKLIAESIRNQRELEILSNDTIFKPKHLDKISLFDYIDNYIETYDKADIRMIKSASNKLKEFIKNPNFKIKDLTETHFLKFGHFLNNDPKLKGDSPHSYWKRFKKIITQANRDKLIDESVYRKVHFKKRGDLSDTMLTKQVLTEEELQTLFETECGNNEIKRAFLFACYSGLGYAEIKTFSWKHHVTNDRLIIKRIKTGTEINIALSKKALSLLGTPNSTDEKIFDITFQGKHISETSINKTLSNWLKKARIDKHITFYCGRHTFATRLLIKGADLKTVSQCLGHKSIQNTVKYLNYVNSIKDAATSNLD, from the coding sequence ATGAGCGTAACTTTATGTAAAAGAAAGCTTCCGAGCGGAAACATTCAGTTTTATCTCGCGATCTACTCCCCAACCGAAGGTAAAAAAAATGAAACCCTTTTTACTGTTAAGCCGGAAAATCTCAAAGAAAAAAAGCTAATCGCTGAATCTATAAGGAATCAACGAGAGCTTGAAATATTGTCAAATGATACTATTTTCAAACCTAAGCATCTGGACAAGATCTCTCTCTTCGACTATATAGATAATTATATCGAAACATATGATAAAGCTGATATTAGGATGATAAAAAGTGCATCCAATAAATTAAAAGAATTTATAAAAAACCCTAATTTTAAAATTAAAGATTTAACAGAAACGCATTTTTTAAAGTTTGGTCACTTTCTTAATAATGACCCAAAGCTTAAAGGTGATAGCCCCCACTCTTACTGGAAAAGGTTTAAAAAGATAATTACACAGGCAAATAGAGATAAACTCATTGACGAATCTGTTTATAGAAAAGTTCACTTTAAAAAACGAGGTGATCTAAGTGATACAATGCTTACCAAGCAAGTTCTTACGGAAGAAGAACTGCAAACACTTTTTGAAACAGAATGCGGAAACAATGAAATAAAAAGAGCTTTTCTATTTGCATGTTATTCAGGATTAGGCTACGCAGAAATCAAAACATTTAGTTGGAAGCACCATGTTACTAATGATAGGCTTATTATTAAGCGTATAAAAACAGGAACCGAAATAAACATTGCTCTTAGCAAAAAAGCATTAAGTTTACTCGGTACACCAAATTCCACAGATGAAAAAATTTTCGATATAACTTTCCAAGGGAAGCACATATCCGAAACAAGTATCAATAAAACCCTTAGCAATTGGCTAAAAAAAGCCCGCATTGATAAGCACATTACATTTTATTGCGGGCGTCATACATTTGCGACAAGACTTTTGATAAAAGGGGCAGATTTAAAGACTGTTTCACAGTGTCTTGGTCATAAGTCTATACAAAATACTGTAAAATATCTTAATTACGTGAATTCAATAAAAGATGCCGCGACTTCGAATTTAGATTAG